The following nucleotide sequence is from Catenulispora sp. EB89.
GAGCTTTACCTGATGTGCGACGACCTGGACGCGACGCTGGCCGTGCTGGCGGCCCGGGGCGTGCACTCGGTGGGGGAGCGGGACGAGGCGCGGTGGGGGGTGCGGGCGTGGATCCCGCTGCCGAGCGGGACGCGGCTCGGGTTGTACGAGCCGCGGCATCCGGTGGCGCGGGGGCTGTGATCAGCGGGCGTTCTTCAGCCGGCGCTTTTCAGCCCGTGCCGGATCTCGTCCAGGATTCCCGGGACCGCGCGCTCGATCAGGTCCAGGA
It contains:
- a CDS encoding VOC family protein, which translates into the protein MITGTHAILYSTDAEADRAFLRDVLDFPYVDAGGGWLIFQLPPAELGVHPAEGPPASELYLMCDDLDATLAVLAARGVHSVGERDEARWGVRAWIPLPSGTRLGLYEPRHPVARGL